Below is a window of Sulfurisphaera ohwakuensis DNA.
AATAACACTATCTACACTCCACCTGAAGGTTACGTAGCTTCAGAAATCTGGAAAGTTTATAACTCAAAGGAGATAGGTGTTAGTATAGAGAGAAAAGGAAGTGACAAGATCATCACATTGCTCATTTCTCCGGAAGGGAAAATCAGAGAGTTAGGCGAGATGATAGAATCTCCATTTTACTTTAAAGGTGAGTTATGTTACATTAAGAGCTTTAGGTATTCTCCACCTCCAGATGGTGGTGATTATCCCGCAGACAGAGTGTTTTGCAAAGATGAAATAGTTTACGGCAAAGACATGAAACCCGGTGAGTTTGTAACAATAAAAGTATTTGATGATTTCCTCACTTTGGTAAGGCAAAAGGGTTGGAGGTATGGTGAACTTTATATAGGAGAGGGATTTGATTCTTTGAGGAAGGTAGATGAAGGAGAAGTGATAGATGTTGTAGATTTTCAACAAGGTGAGGTTATTTATCAGAAGAATAATGCAGTTTACCTCGGTAACAGAAAGATCGTGGAAGTTGATTACCCTGTTCTAGGTGTTTCTCATATAGGGGATAAAATTGCGGTTGAGGTAATAAAAGAGTATAGGACTCCGCTATTTTTCTACGATATTAAAGGAAAGAGAATAGGGGAAGAAGTACACGATAATGTAATGTTCATGGACGGTAAAGGTCAGACTCTATTCCTTGTTGAGACTTCATTCAACTACAAATTCAGAGTGGTAAAGAAGAGTGATGGAGAGAGAGGAGAAGTGCTAATGCAATACGGAAATTATGATGTGACAGTAAAAGACTTATACGTCAAGGGAGATGTACTGCTCCACGGGTTTTTAGTCTCTAAAGTAAATAACCCTAAAGGAGTAATAGTTTACGGTTATGGAGGTTTCAGGATTCCCTTACTTCCCTCTCTTACATCTGTAATGAGGGTATTGCTGGACGAGGGGTATTCAATACTGATAACTAACCTAAGAGGTGGTTATGAGAACGGAGAGGAGTGGCATAAAGCTGGTATGCTTTTGAATAAGAAGAATGTGTTTAAGGACTTTGCTGAGTTTTTAAGTCTTGTGAAACTTATGGGTGGAAAAGCGGTAGCAATGGGAGGGAGTAACGGAGGGTTATTGGTAGGTGCTACGGTAAATGAGTATCCGGGATTAATTGATTGTGCAGTAATAGGTCATCCGGTGCTGGATATGTTGAGGTATGATAAACTTTA
It encodes the following:
- a CDS encoding prolyl oligopeptidase family serine peptidase, translated to MDEYEYLENLSDPRTISFIEKENKETESKLGKRAKKLYPILLEMDKEPYVLNMFAYDEENPAILLYGEKSKLVLGNNTIYTPPEGYVASEIWKVYNSKEIGVSIERKGSDKIITLLISPEGKIRELGEMIESPFYFKGELCYIKSFRYSPPPDGGDYPADRVFCKDEIVYGKDMKPGEFVTIKVFDDFLTLVRQKGWRYGELYIGEGFDSLRKVDEGEVIDVVDFQQGEVIYQKNNAVYLGNRKIVEVDYPVLGVSHIGDKIAVEVIKEYRTPLFFYDIKGKRIGEEVHDNVMFMDGKGQTLFLVETSFNYKFRVVKKSDGERGEVLMQYGNYDVTVKDLYVKGDVLLHGFLVSKVNNPKGVIVYGYGGFRIPLLPSLTSVMRVLLDEGYSILITNLRGGYENGEEWHKAGMLLNKKNVFKDFAEFLSLVKLMGGKAVAMGGSNGGLLVGATVNEYPGLIDCAVIGHPVLDMLRYDKLYVGKYWVEEYGDPNDPKYREYLLSYSPYHNLKKGLPKTFVYTGINDDRVHPAHALKYVAKSKSLGNDVMLFVNDSGHSIADPESKAREESYVVSFIEECLR